A DNA window from Gemmatimonadaceae bacterium contains the following coding sequences:
- a CDS encoding serine/threonine-protein kinase: MSASTGSISGKFAERYTIERELGRGATSVVYLAHDLDHGRMVAIKWLRQELAESLAADRFLREIKLTAQLQHPNIVTVLASGVYNGRPYFALPYMDGGTLRERLQNEKQLAIEEVVRIGTTIAGALAFAHERNFLHRDVKPENILFTGGQACLSDFGIARALTRASDDSTTTTGMVRGTPAYMSPEQAAGEEYYDGRSDIYSLACVLYEALAGVPAFMGASSQIVLAQRMTHEPRPVGVYRPSVSAELESVLVKALAIAPADRYQTARDFAAALGRVDTTVQSVGATAARKRAKARKRRVVWGVAGVAVLAAASALAVNRDRVESWFMPSVTLDTTRVAVLPFEVAGGFSADQHLDDLLAEGLRRWRPLTLVDGFQVADAMRRSTTVHGDADVARAVGAGRYVRARIVRLGDSARLDASLVETRSGAVVHTTHLLMPAESALAVTTYHRVADSLLLRGERPTSGLDTVEVSGSLPATQEMIAAQSALRDWDLARAESLYAHALQLEPSATRAALWLAQLRAWQPSSRNDTWRALARQAADNGGSLGVTERQMASALALMANENYPAACAQYRQMTKQSPQSFVAWYGLASCLDGDQIVVADGRGGWRFRSSYQEAVSAYIRAFDLLPSAYRSYQGGAYSRLRRLLFTGSRYLRFGRSLDVPARHFTGRPVLRGDTMQMILQPLEQTQGGQTLPDPEDWRRSLVRSRALFRQIATGWASSLPQSPGAKEALAVALEIDGDPAAADTLRAAIRLTNDRTTRLRLLANLAWLEIKFATPSAPNRLVAVRALADSVLATADPSDVRQATFVAFFGTIAGRCDVVARAMQTSSDPIAQIARIPQRAAAMADIRLVLTVMGCPVSHGVASIGEIIQTAAIAGQPLSVQMSAQSFLLARILRFAEPLDTLWAAKLAPRDPVVAMRLFVERGAVDSARSRLQQIENTRRAFVSADIPPDAVLPNVSALLAFGDRATARQRLDSMFAAAKLFQPLESDQPTDGAVTLGSFIRAMRVRESVAADADDRDRWHRAAQALWPSDPSSFPAQKIQP; the protein is encoded by the coding sequence GTGAGCGCGTCGACGGGTTCCATCTCCGGCAAGTTCGCTGAACGGTACACGATCGAGCGCGAGCTTGGTCGTGGTGCGACATCGGTCGTGTACCTCGCGCACGATCTCGATCACGGGCGAATGGTCGCGATCAAGTGGTTGCGGCAGGAGCTGGCCGAGTCGCTCGCGGCCGATCGCTTCCTGCGCGAGATCAAGCTCACCGCGCAGTTGCAGCATCCCAACATCGTGACGGTGCTCGCGTCGGGCGTCTACAACGGCCGCCCGTACTTCGCGCTTCCGTACATGGACGGTGGAACGCTCCGGGAACGGCTGCAGAACGAGAAGCAATTAGCGATAGAGGAAGTCGTTCGCATCGGGACGACGATCGCGGGCGCGTTGGCGTTCGCGCACGAACGCAACTTCCTCCATCGCGATGTGAAACCGGAGAACATTCTCTTCACGGGCGGGCAGGCGTGCTTGTCGGATTTCGGCATCGCTCGGGCGTTGACGCGCGCGTCCGACGATTCGACGACGACGACCGGCATGGTGCGCGGGACGCCGGCGTACATGAGTCCCGAGCAGGCGGCAGGCGAAGAGTACTATGACGGGCGCAGCGACATCTATTCGCTCGCGTGCGTGCTCTACGAGGCACTGGCGGGCGTGCCGGCGTTCATGGGCGCGTCGTCGCAGATCGTGCTCGCGCAACGGATGACCCATGAGCCGCGGCCGGTCGGCGTCTATCGGCCATCGGTCTCCGCGGAGCTCGAATCGGTGTTGGTGAAGGCGTTGGCGATTGCGCCGGCGGATCGGTATCAGACAGCGCGAGATTTCGCGGCTGCCTTGGGCCGTGTGGATACGACGGTGCAATCGGTCGGCGCGACCGCGGCGCGAAAAAGAGCCAAGGCTCGCAAGCGGCGCGTGGTCTGGGGCGTTGCGGGCGTTGCCGTTCTGGCTGCGGCGAGCGCGCTCGCGGTGAATCGCGATCGGGTCGAATCGTGGTTCATGCCGAGTGTCACGTTGGACACGACGCGTGTGGCGGTACTCCCATTCGAGGTGGCCGGCGGGTTCTCGGCCGATCAACATCTCGATGACTTGCTTGCCGAGGGCCTGCGGCGTTGGCGTCCGCTGACGCTCGTCGACGGATTCCAGGTCGCCGACGCGATGCGGCGCTCGACCACCGTACACGGCGACGCGGACGTCGCACGGGCGGTGGGCGCTGGACGATACGTTCGCGCGCGCATCGTACGGCTCGGGGACTCCGCCAGACTCGACGCATCACTGGTCGAAACGCGCTCTGGCGCTGTGGTCCATACGACACATTTGCTGATGCCGGCGGAATCGGCGCTGGCGGTGACGACGTACCATCGCGTCGCCGATTCGCTGCTCTTGCGCGGCGAGCGTCCGACCTCCGGTCTCGATACCGTCGAGGTGAGCGGCAGCCTTCCGGCAACGCAAGAGATGATTGCCGCGCAGTCGGCACTTCGAGACTGGGATCTCGCGCGTGCCGAGTCGCTCTACGCGCACGCGCTTCAGCTCGAGCCCTCGGCGACGCGTGCGGCACTGTGGCTGGCGCAGTTGCGCGCGTGGCAGCCGTCGAGCCGCAACGACACCTGGCGTGCGCTGGCGCGCCAGGCGGCAGACAACGGCGGCAGCCTTGGCGTGACCGAACGACAGATGGCATCCGCGCTCGCGTTGATGGCGAACGAGAACTATCCGGCGGCGTGCGCGCAGTACCGCCAGATGACGAAGCAGTCGCCGCAGAGCTTCGTCGCATGGTACGGGTTGGCGTCTTGCCTCGACGGTGATCAGATCGTCGTTGCCGATGGCCGCGGTGGTTGGCGTTTTCGCTCGAGCTATCAGGAGGCGGTGTCGGCGTACATCCGCGCGTTCGATCTTCTTCCGTCGGCGTACCGAAGCTATCAGGGCGGCGCGTATTCCCGACTGCGGCGCCTGCTGTTCACGGGCTCGCGGTATTTGCGCTTCGGCCGCTCGCTTGACGTTCCGGCGCGACACTTCACCGGCCGGCCGGTGCTGCGCGGCGATACCATGCAGATGATCCTGCAGCCGCTGGAGCAAACACAGGGTGGTCAGACGCTGCCCGATCCTGAGGATTGGCGTCGTTCGCTCGTGCGCAGCCGCGCGTTGTTTCGTCAGATCGCCACAGGGTGGGCGTCGTCGCTCCCCCAGAGTCCCGGCGCGAAGGAAGCGCTTGCCGTCGCCCTGGAGATCGACGGCGATCCGGCTGCAGCCGACACGCTTCGCGCGGCCATTCGGCTAACGAACGACCGAACGACGCGACTTCGCCTGCTCGCCAATTTGGCGTGGCTCGAGATCAAGTTCGCGACGCCGAGTGCGCCGAATCGTCTGGTGGCGGTGCGCGCGCTCGCGGATTCTGTGCTCGCGACGGCCGATCCGAGCGACGTTCGTCAAGCAACGTTCGTCGCGTTCTTTGGAACGATCGCCGGGCGTTGCGATGTGGTTGCACGGGCGATGCAGACGTCATCAGACCCGATCGCGCAAATTGCGCGTATTCCGCAGCGAGCAGCGGCGATGGCTGACATTCGGCTGGTACTGACGGTCATGGGGTGTCCGGTCTCCCACGGGGTGGCGTCGATCGGTGAGATCATCCAGACCGCGGCAATCGCGGGGCAGCCGTTGTCGGTACAGATGTCCGCCCAGAGTTTCTTGCTTGCGCGCATCCTTCGCTTTGCCGAACCACTCGATACACTCTGGGCGGCGAAGCTGGCGCCGCGAGATCCCGTCGTCGCCATGCGATTGTTCGTCGAGCGTGGAGCTGTGGATTCGGCGAGATCGCGGCTGCAACAGATCGAGAACACTCGGCGTGCGTTTGTTTCGGCGGACATTCCACCAGATGCCGTTTTGCCGAACGTCAGCGCATTGCTGGCGTTTGGCGATCGCGCCACGGCTCGGCAACGATTAGACTCGATGTTCGCAGCGGCAAAACTCTTCCAGCCGCTCGAGTCGGATCAGCCAACTGACGGCGCGGTGACGCTGGGCTCGTTCATTCGTGCGATGCGCGTGCGTGAATCGGTCGCCGCCGATGCCGACGATCGCGACCGATGGCATCGCGCCGCTCAAGCGCTATGGCCCAGTGATCCAAGTTCATTTCCTGCCCAAAAAATTCAGCCGTAA
- a CDS encoding amidohydrolase family protein, whose translation MSRRLPVAALTSLFIVLGPAVLRGQAPIDADLARYINAIRAIDNHAHPMRPVPAGAAADTEFDALPLDGIPPFDLPHRLKPDDPIWRQAQAALYHVPATLTGDAYHTSLKAAVTAAQKSKGQQFPAWALDQAGIDVMMSNRIVMGAGLPASRFKWISFVDALMLPLDTRAEAARTPDTRPLYPREARLLQRYLRDVNVKSLPGTLDDYVRTVVNPTLAREKANGAAGIKFEAAYLRPLDFDDPDTAMAQRVYAKYVRGGVPSHAEYKALEDYLFRAIAREAGRQHLPIQIHVLETFGGFYSPRGAAPHLLEPAFNDSTLRGTKFIIVHGGWPLIGETSGEISKPNVYADISMMDIILSPTELAGVLRQWLGEWPDKVLFGTDAFDGGVEQGWEQVAWVGSTTARKALAIALTGMLRDNEISRDRAQQLARMVLHDNAAAVYGLK comes from the coding sequence GTGTCGCGACGCCTCCCTGTCGCTGCTCTGACGAGCCTTTTCATCGTGCTCGGCCCCGCCGTACTGCGCGGCCAGGCACCCATCGACGCCGACCTCGCGCGCTACATCAACGCGATCCGCGCCATCGACAACCACGCGCATCCCATGCGGCCGGTTCCGGCGGGCGCGGCGGCGGATACCGAATTCGATGCCCTGCCCCTCGACGGCATTCCGCCGTTCGACCTGCCCCACCGTCTCAAGCCCGACGACCCGATCTGGCGTCAGGCCCAAGCCGCGCTGTACCACGTTCCGGCGACGCTGACCGGCGACGCCTATCATACTTCTCTAAAGGCCGCGGTCACGGCGGCGCAGAAGTCGAAAGGACAGCAATTTCCGGCGTGGGCGTTGGATCAAGCGGGCATCGACGTCATGATGTCGAACCGCATCGTCATGGGCGCGGGACTGCCGGCATCGCGCTTCAAGTGGATCTCGTTCGTCGATGCGCTCATGCTTCCGCTCGACACGCGCGCCGAAGCGGCGCGCACGCCCGACACTCGTCCACTGTATCCGCGCGAAGCCAGGCTGTTGCAGCGCTACCTGCGTGACGTCAACGTCAAGTCGCTCCCCGGCACGCTCGACGACTATGTACGCACCGTCGTGAACCCGACGCTCGCCCGCGAGAAGGCCAACGGTGCCGCGGGGATCAAGTTCGAGGCGGCGTATTTGAGACCGCTCGACTTCGACGATCCGGACACGGCGATGGCGCAACGCGTCTATGCCAAGTACGTCCGTGGCGGCGTGCCGAGTCATGCCGAGTACAAGGCGCTCGAGGATTACCTCTTTCGGGCGATCGCACGCGAAGCCGGCAGACAGCACCTGCCCATTCAGATTCACGTGCTCGAGACGTTCGGCGGATTCTATTCGCCGCGCGGCGCGGCGCCCCATCTGCTCGAGCCGGCGTTCAATGATTCGACACTGCGAGGGACGAAGTTCATCATCGTTCACGGCGGCTGGCCGTTGATCGGCGAGACGTCGGGCGAAATCAGCAAGCCGAACGTCTACGCCGACATCTCGATGATGGACATCATTCTGTCACCGACAGAGCTGGCGGGCGTACTACGGCAATGGCTCGGCGAGTGGCCGGACAAGGTGCTCTTCGGCACCGACGCGTTCGACGGCGGCGTCGAGCAAGGCTGGGAGCAAGTCGCGTGGGTCGGATCGACCACGGCGCGCAAAGCACTGGCGATCGCGCTCACCGGCATGCTGCGTGACAACGAGATCTCGCGCGACCGTGCGCAGCAGCTCGCGCGCATGGTGTTGCATGACAACGCGGCGGCCGTGTACGGTCTCAAGTGA
- a CDS encoding AarF/UbiB family protein, translating into MRIPRVYATTIRVLASYLWLRLQRPLMSDAAYARRLHARHRVNARRIRDTIVAAGGLFIKVGQLISIMTNFLPPEFRGELEGLQDRLPPRPFEDVRRRIEFELKQPIESLFKEFDRSPIATASLAQVHAATLHDGRRVAVKAQHRDIDAVARQDLEVIRRILSVVQWFTGVQGLESYHPDIAKMIAEELNFAQEAENIRRIGANFAGDPMARVPVVVSELSTTRVLTTEFVEGTKVTDFEGLSARRFERRDVAARVVAAYCRMIFVDGVYHADPHPGNIFVAPDGAIAFVDFGAVGVLGPNMREGIPAFFEGIIRRDPRRITDAIRTMGFIARDPNSVAIAERAITYFQTKVFDQFNADDWGLGDLQVDMASRLETLADLRKLDVGFRQLTTTFRVPKDWVLLERTLLLLLGLCTELDPTWNPMTVIRPYLEDVVLGKDRDWGELLRGSLKDMARTAITLPDDLQKVTARINRGELEIRVPEIAHATRVMYAGVRQLIYAIFTTACGVIAYQAYDRGQFFLSRFLAAATLVAAASLIVSMRRTR; encoded by the coding sequence GTGCGCATCCCGCGCGTATACGCCACCACGATCCGCGTTCTGGCAAGCTATCTGTGGCTTCGGCTTCAGCGTCCGTTGATGTCCGACGCCGCATACGCGCGGCGATTGCACGCGCGGCACCGCGTAAATGCGCGGCGCATTCGCGACACGATCGTCGCCGCCGGCGGCCTATTCATCAAGGTTGGGCAGTTGATCAGCATCATGACCAACTTTCTGCCGCCGGAATTCCGCGGTGAGCTCGAGGGACTGCAGGATCGCTTGCCGCCCCGTCCGTTCGAGGACGTCCGCCGGCGAATCGAATTCGAACTGAAGCAGCCGATCGAATCCTTATTCAAGGAATTCGATCGCTCCCCCATCGCGACCGCCTCACTCGCCCAGGTGCACGCGGCCACGTTGCACGACGGCCGTCGCGTCGCCGTGAAAGCGCAGCACCGTGACATCGACGCCGTCGCGCGCCAGGATCTCGAGGTCATTCGGCGCATCTTGAGCGTCGTGCAATGGTTCACCGGCGTGCAGGGCCTCGAGTCGTATCACCCCGACATCGCGAAGATGATCGCCGAGGAGCTGAACTTCGCGCAGGAGGCGGAGAACATTCGGCGTATCGGGGCGAACTTCGCGGGCGATCCGATGGCGCGCGTTCCCGTGGTCGTGAGTGAATTGTCGACGACGCGCGTCCTGACGACCGAGTTCGTCGAAGGAACCAAGGTCACGGATTTCGAGGGACTCTCGGCGCGGCGGTTCGAGCGTCGTGATGTGGCCGCACGCGTCGTCGCGGCCTACTGCCGAATGATCTTCGTCGACGGCGTCTACCACGCCGACCCGCATCCCGGCAACATCTTCGTGGCGCCGGACGGCGCGATCGCGTTCGTCGACTTCGGCGCGGTCGGCGTGCTCGGGCCGAACATGCGCGAGGGCATTCCGGCTTTCTTCGAGGGGATCATTCGCCGGGATCCGCGCCGGATCACCGACGCCATTCGCACGATGGGCTTCATCGCGCGCGATCCGAACAGTGTTGCCATCGCCGAGCGCGCGATTACGTACTTTCAAACAAAGGTCTTCGATCAATTCAACGCCGACGACTGGGGGCTCGGCGACTTGCAGGTGGACATGGCGTCGAGGCTCGAAACGCTCGCCGATCTGCGAAAGCTCGACGTTGGCTTCCGTCAGCTCACGACGACGTTTCGTGTGCCGAAGGATTGGGTGCTCCTCGAGCGGACGCTGTTGTTGTTGCTCGGCCTCTGCACCGAGCTCGATCCAACGTGGAATCCAATGACCGTGATTCGTCCCTATCTGGAGGACGTCGTGCTCGGAAAAGATCGTGATTGGGGAGAGCTGCTGCGCGGATCGCTCAAGGACATGGCGCGAACCGCCATCACGCTGCCCGACGATCTGCAGAAGGTGACGGCGCGGATCAATCGCGGCGAGCTCGAGATTCGCGTTCCGGAAATCGCGCATGCGACGCGCGTGATGTACGCGGGCGTGCGTCAGCTGATCTATGCGATTTTCACGACCGCGTGCGGGGTGATCGCGTATCAGGCGTACGATCGCGGGCAATTTTTCTTGTCGAGGTTTCTCGCCGCCGCAACGCTCGTCGCCGCGGCGAGTCTGATCGTCTCGATGCGCCGCACGCGCTGA
- a CDS encoding membrane dipeptidase encodes MTDPRSLSRRDAVKSLAALTIAAPAILRGRYRPVPWSNAEYSAHAIALMEQATAVDMLNQFRFDDYAEHPPKATLWLTRANAFTDADATPYRDSHIRVFGLGHGADDYSAAVKWMAQWSGFVASYDQWFMRIDDARDFERTRTAGKVGILFTFQNSDQFRSPADVDEFYALGLRLSQLTYNLQNRIGAGFLEQVDSGLTMFGQSIVSRMESVGMAVDVSHCGDRTTLDTLAAAKRPVVFSHASCRALVPGHLRCKTDEMITKMAATGGVMGIPFLRFVIKDREPVTIDDVLDHFDHVAKLVGVEHVGVGSDMDIIGNPNPVTGGRNEMPSGQPNFERYHVHTDAEGRLTIKGLDHPLRMYDLTEGLIRRKYSDSDILLMLGGNWVRVMTQLWGG; translated from the coding sequence ATGACCGACCCCCGTTCGCTATCGCGCCGCGACGCGGTGAAGAGCCTCGCGGCGCTGACCATCGCCGCGCCGGCCATCCTGCGCGGCCGATACCGTCCGGTGCCCTGGTCCAACGCGGAATACTCCGCGCACGCCATCGCGTTGATGGAGCAGGCGACCGCCGTCGACATGCTCAATCAGTTTCGCTTCGACGATTATGCCGAGCATCCGCCCAAGGCGACGCTGTGGCTGACCAGGGCGAACGCGTTCACCGACGCCGACGCAACGCCGTACCGCGATTCGCACATACGCGTGTTCGGCCTGGGCCACGGCGCCGATGACTACTCGGCGGCGGTCAAATGGATGGCGCAGTGGAGCGGCTTCGTCGCCAGCTACGATCAGTGGTTCATGCGTATCGATGACGCGCGCGATTTCGAGCGGACGCGCACGGCGGGGAAGGTGGGCATACTCTTCACGTTTCAGAACTCTGATCAGTTCCGCTCGCCCGCCGACGTCGACGAGTTCTACGCCTTGGGCCTCAGACTCTCGCAGCTCACCTACAACTTGCAGAATCGCATTGGCGCGGGCTTTCTCGAGCAGGTGGACTCGGGTCTGACGATGTTCGGCCAGTCGATCGTGTCGCGTATGGAAAGCGTGGGCATGGCGGTGGACGTGTCGCACTGCGGCGACCGCACGACGCTCGATACGCTGGCCGCGGCGAAGAGGCCGGTCGTGTTCAGTCACGCAAGCTGCCGCGCGCTCGTGCCCGGTCATCTGCGTTGCAAAACGGACGAGATGATCACGAAGATGGCCGCGACCGGCGGCGTCATGGGCATTCCGTTCTTGCGCTTCGTCATCAAGGATCGCGAACCCGTCACGATCGACGATGTGCTCGATCATTTCGATCACGTGGCGAAGCTCGTTGGTGTCGAACATGTCGGCGTGGGCAGCGACATGGACATCATCGGCAATCCGAATCCGGTGACGGGCGGCCGGAACGAGATGCCGAGCGGACAGCCGAACTTCGAGCGGTATCACGTGCACACGGACGCGGAGGGCCGTCTCACGATCAAGGGACTCGACCATCCGTTGCGGATGTACGATCTGACGGAAGGCCTGATTCGTCGGAAGTACAGTGATTCGGACATCCTGCTCATGCTTGGCGGGAATTGGGTGCGGGTGATGACGCAGTTGTGGGGCGGCTGA
- a CDS encoding copper homeostasis protein CutC, with protein MSILVEAAVESLADALAAVDGGADRLELCAELREGGTTPAARLIEDVLDRVDVPVMVMIRPRGGNFVYTMHELDTMRRDIELVRELDADGIVLGVLDARNEVDVYRCRELMDMADGLPVTFHRAFDRIVDQAHALESLIELGITRVLTSGGADTAERGIDQLRDLVEAADGTISILAGGGVRDQNVAEIVRETGVPEVHLRCEGDAERIRRVKNVLAFDD; from the coding sequence GTGAGCATTCTCGTCGAAGCCGCGGTCGAGTCCCTCGCGGACGCCTTGGCCGCGGTGGACGGCGGCGCGGACCGCCTCGAGCTGTGCGCCGAGCTGCGCGAAGGCGGCACGACGCCGGCGGCGCGCCTGATCGAGGACGTCCTCGACCGCGTCGACGTGCCCGTGATGGTCATGATCCGCCCGCGCGGCGGCAACTTCGTCTACACGATGCACGAGCTCGACACCATGCGCCGCGACATCGAGCTCGTTCGCGAGCTCGACGCCGACGGCATCGTGCTCGGCGTCCTCGACGCGCGCAACGAAGTCGATGTGTATCGCTGTCGGGAGCTCATGGACATGGCCGACGGTCTGCCGGTGACGTTCCATCGCGCGTTCGACCGCATCGTCGATCAGGCGCACGCGCTCGAGAGCCTCATCGAGCTTGGCATCACGCGAGTGTTGACGTCGGGCGGTGCCGACACGGCGGAGCGCGGCATCGATCAGCTGCGCGACCTGGTGGAGGCCGCGGACGGCACCATCAGCATTCTTGCCGGCGGCGGGGTGCGCGACCAGAATGTCGCGGAAATCGTACGAGAGACCGGCGTGCCGGAGGTGCACCTGCGCTGCGAGGGGGACGCCGAGCGTATTCGGCGCGTCAAGAACGTGCTGGCGTTTGACGACTGA
- a CDS encoding DUF1572 family protein: protein MLVKDFIDEYGRWRAATEKAIAQAPDDVLNKVYSPDGNSIAMIVRHVAGNLASRFTDFLTSDGEKPSRDREGEFAPASLSRAELETTWRSGFEIVERELSKVTDEDMARTVKIRGVELTVHEALCRSLAHIANHCGQIILLAKIGAGNEWKAITIPRGGSARYNQNPGMEKAATAARAFSK, encoded by the coding sequence ATGCTGGTCAAGGATTTCATCGACGAATACGGCCGCTGGCGCGCGGCGACCGAGAAGGCGATCGCGCAGGCGCCGGACGACGTGTTGAACAAGGTCTATTCACCGGACGGCAACTCGATCGCGATGATCGTGCGGCACGTGGCGGGCAATCTGGCGTCGCGCTTCACGGACTTTCTCACGAGCGACGGCGAAAAACCGTCGCGCGATCGCGAGGGCGAGTTCGCGCCGGCGTCGCTGTCGAGAGCCGAGCTCGAAACGACGTGGCGGAGCGGATTCGAGATCGTGGAGCGCGAGTTGTCCAAGGTCACGGACGAGGACATGGCGCGCACCGTGAAGATTCGCGGTGTCGAGCTGACGGTGCACGAAGCGCTCTGCCGCTCGCTGGCGCACATCGCCAATCATTGTGGCCAGATCATTCTGCTGGCCAAGATCGGTGCCGGGAACGAATGGAAGGCGATCACGATCCCGCGCGGCGGATCGGCGCGGTACAATCAGAATCCGGGAATGGAAAAAGCGGCGACGGCCGCGCGCGCATTCTCGAAATGA
- the argJ gene encoding bifunctional glutamate N-acetyltransferase/amino-acid acetyltransferase ArgJ gives MTFHDTPKFPLGFRCASRNCGLKPTAKDLALFVSETDAVAAAVFTRNQFPGAPIILGRETIRGGLLRAVVANSKCSNVATGERGIEYARRMAAAAANEIGTSADRVLVSSTGVIGVQLPIETIERGIQGMSADLQDDPLVGAEGIMTTDTHPKALSASVGDATITWIAKGSGMIEPNMATMLAYMFTDAAIDAPTLDGMLREAVRLSFNMLSVDSDTSTSDTCAILANGKAGPVDERAFAAALVTGCIRMTEILARDGEGAEHLIRATVRGARNEDEARRIAKSLINSPLVKTMVHGADPNVGRLLMAVGKCVDCTIAVESTDAWINGHAVVSGGRRLDFEDAVVRKTLESDVVDIEVALGVGDGEATAYGCDLTKGYIDENAAYYSS, from the coding sequence ATGACGTTTCACGACACCCCGAAATTCCCGCTCGGCTTCCGGTGCGCCAGCCGCAACTGCGGGCTCAAGCCAACCGCCAAGGATCTCGCGCTCTTCGTGAGCGAGACCGACGCTGTCGCGGCCGCGGTCTTCACGCGCAACCAATTCCCGGGCGCTCCGATCATTCTTGGCCGCGAGACCATTCGCGGTGGGCTGCTCCGCGCGGTCGTCGCGAACAGCAAGTGCAGCAACGTCGCAACGGGCGAGCGCGGCATCGAGTACGCGCGGCGCATGGCCGCGGCCGCCGCGAATGAGATCGGCACCAGTGCCGACCGCGTGCTGGTGAGCTCCACCGGCGTCATCGGCGTGCAACTGCCGATCGAGACCATCGAGCGCGGCATTCAGGGCATGTCGGCCGACCTGCAGGATGACCCGCTCGTCGGCGCCGAAGGCATCATGACGACCGACACGCATCCCAAAGCGCTGTCGGCGAGCGTCGGCGATGCGACCATCACGTGGATCGCCAAAGGCTCCGGCATGATCGAGCCCAACATGGCGACCATGCTCGCCTACATGTTCACCGACGCGGCAATCGACGCGCCGACGCTCGACGGCATGCTGCGCGAAGCAGTGCGTCTGTCATTCAATATGTTGTCAGTCGACAGCGACACGAGCACGTCGGATACGTGCGCCATCCTCGCGAACGGAAAAGCCGGACCGGTGGATGAACGCGCGTTCGCCGCGGCGCTCGTCACCGGCTGCATTCGCATGACGGAGATTCTCGCGCGCGACGGCGAAGGCGCCGAGCATCTGATTCGTGCGACGGTGCGCGGCGCAAGGAATGAGGACGAGGCGCGCCGTATCGCGAAGTCGCTCATCAATTCACCGCTCGTGAAAACGATGGTGCACGGCGCCGATCCAAATGTCGGGCGATTGCTGATGGCCGTGGGCAAATGCGTCGACTGCACGATCGCCGTGGAATCGACCGATGCCTGGATCAACGGCCACGCCGTGGTAAGCGGCGGACGCCGGCTCGACTTCGAGGACGCCGTGGTTCGCAAGACGCTCGAGTCCGACGTCGTCGACATCGAAGTCGCGCTCGGCGTCGGCGACGGTGAGGCGACGGCCTATGGCTGCGATCTCACCAAAGGCTACATTGACGAGAACGCGGCGTATTACTCGAGCTGA
- a CDS encoding RidA family protein, translating to MKRFLLAAVALVGATLSGCARPSQTLELEFYPSPRPNAVFSPAVRVGNIIFLSGQIGTDSLNRLVPGGLQAEARQALNNVKATLERYGSSMDRVAKCTVFLADFAKDYNDFNEIYATYFRARKPARSAFGATNIALGARLEIECIAVVD from the coding sequence ATGAAACGTTTTCTTCTCGCTGCCGTGGCGCTCGTCGGCGCGACGCTGTCAGGCTGCGCGCGTCCCAGCCAGACGCTCGAGCTCGAGTTCTATCCCTCGCCGCGGCCGAACGCCGTGTTCTCGCCAGCGGTGCGCGTCGGCAACATCATCTTCCTGTCGGGCCAGATCGGAACGGACAGCCTGAATCGTCTCGTGCCGGGCGGGCTGCAGGCCGAAGCGCGTCAGGCGCTCAACAACGTGAAGGCTACGCTCGAGCGATACGGCTCATCGATGGATCGCGTCGCGAAGTGCACGGTGTTCCTCGCGGACTTCGCGAAGGACTACAACGACTTCAACGAGATCTACGCGACGTACTTCCGCGCGCGGAAGCCGGCGCGCAGCGCGTTCGGCGCGACCAACATCGCGCTTGGCGCGCGGCTGGAAATCGAGTGCATCGCCGTTGTCGACTGA
- a CDS encoding DUF2911 domain-containing protein, producing the protein MSKAYSSLAAALLLAATSACAQETTRKSQLGVVTQWIAGTKVEITYRRPVARGRELFGALVPYGRMWTPSADSAARLSTSGPIHINGKALPAGTYSLWAIPDSASWSLIVNRNAVLFHLAVPTSGEVLRVDAKPERGEHVETLMFAFPMTDADSARLELRWGTTVVPFTIKAGD; encoded by the coding sequence ATGAGTAAAGCATATAGTTCGCTGGCGGCCGCGCTGTTGCTGGCGGCGACGTCGGCCTGCGCTCAGGAAACGACGCGCAAGAGCCAGCTCGGCGTCGTCACCCAGTGGATCGCCGGCACGAAGGTCGAGATCACGTATCGGCGTCCGGTCGCGCGAGGACGCGAGCTGTTCGGCGCGCTCGTACCGTACGGCCGGATGTGGACGCCAAGTGCCGACAGCGCGGCGCGACTCAGCACGTCGGGTCCGATTCACATCAACGGCAAGGCGCTGCCCGCGGGCACGTACAGTCTGTGGGCCATTCCCGACTCCGCATCGTGGTCGCTCATCGTGAACCGGAACGCGGTCCTGTTTCATCTTGCCGTGCCGACCAGCGGTGAGGTGCTGCGCGTTGATGCGAAGCCCGAGCGGGGAGAGCATGTCGAAACGCTCATGTTCGCGTTCCCGATGACCGACGCCGATTCGGCGCGGCTCGAGCTGCGCTGGGGCACGACCGTTGTCCCGTTCACGATCAAAGCGGGCGATTGA